In the Streptomyces sp. 3214.6 genome, TTCGCGGAGCGGGTCATGTTCTTGATGTTCAGCTTCTCGAAGCGGATCAGGTCGTAGGTGCGGGCGAGCATGGTGCTGGTCTTCTCGCACCAGTCCTTGCGCCGGTTCGCCTCGCGGGCCTTCAGCTTCGCGGCCTTCGCGTGCCCGGCAGCCTTGGCTTCGCTGCCCTTGGGGGCGCGTGCGGCGCGCCGTTGGTGCTTGCGGATCTGCGCCCGCTCCCTGACGGTGAGCTGCGGGCAGTTCAGCCTGCGGCCGTCGGAGAGAGCGGCGGTGACGATCACGCCGCGGTCGATGCCGACGGTTCCGCCGGTGCCGGGCGCGGGCACCGGCTCGGGGACGACGGCGAACGCGGCGTGCCACTGCCCGTTGCGGTAGGTGACGCGGAACGTCTTCGCGTCGGGCAGCTTCGCGCCCTTGCCCCGGGCGCTGAGGCGGAAGCGGACCCAGCCGCAGCCGGGCACCTTGACCTGAGCCCATCGCCGGTTCAGCTTCTGCACGACGACCGAGCGGCCCATGACCTGCCTGCCGGTCTTCGCGTTCAGCTTCGGCGAGCCGTCCGCGCCGTGCTCGGGGACGCGGTCGGTGCCGATGACGCGGAAGCCCTCGTGCAGGTGCTTCCTGCGCCAGGTCGGCTCACCGAACCCGGACGTGAAACGCGCGTTC is a window encoding:
- a CDS encoding RNA-guided endonuclease InsQ/TnpB family protein, translating into MARFRMYPTGEQERQMLLHCAHARYVWNLAVEQHAHWRKGRRSAPGFAEQCRQLTEARRDNEWLGAGNADVQQQALKDFAQAKNARFTSGFGEPTWRRKHLHEGFRVIGTDRVPEHGADGSPKLNAKTGRQVMGRSVVVQKLNRRWAQVKVPGCGWVRFRLSARGKGAKLPDAKTFRVTYRNGQWHAAFAVVPEPVPAPGTGGTVGIDRGVIVTAALSDGRRLNCPQLTVRERAQIRKHQRRAARAPKGSEAKAAGHAKAAKLKAREANRRKDWCEKTSTMLARTYDLIRFEKLNIKNMTRSAKGTVEQPGKNVAQKSGLNRSILAQGWGLLRQRTGHKAPGRVEDVPAPYTSLRCSACGWIDKNSRKSQAEFVCSSCGFTCNADTNASHNVAAGQGGIPRPRQTAGAGGTTPPTRSKNVREPQPKPVEIPLF